AATTTTGATCAATAATGCAGGGATTGCCCCTAGTGGTCCATTTGAAGGAAAAGATTTTTCTGTATGGAAAAAAGCCTTACAAATCAATATCAACGGACCAATGAAATTAGTTTATGAATCCTTACCAATTTTAAGAGAACAAAAAGAAGCATGTATCATCAATTTAGCAAGTATTGCTGGTAAGTTTGGGACAGAAGGTACGGTTACCTATTCGGCAACAAAACATGCGATTGTTGGATTCTCTCAAGCATTAAAAATGGAATTATACGAAACACAAATAGGCGTTAGTTGGATATGCCCTTCTATGGCAAAAACTAGAATGATTGAAGGAGTTAAACCATCAATTTTTACTCCTGTCATTGATCCAGTCCAAGTTACAAAGGCAATTTGTAATGCAATTCGCAAAAATTCTGGTGAGGTCCTAGTGCCTTCCTACCTTAGGGCTTCGATTGTGATCTTGCCAGCTTTATTCCCGAAATTTTCTCTCTGGCTTGCCGTGAAAACAAAAGCGTCAAAAGGTTGGTTACTTGCAAACAAGGGACTTGAGAAAAATATTCCCATTTAGAGGATAGGCATTATGCACATTTCTCAGGTCCTCGGTAAAAAACAGACTACGATCAGCTTCGAATTTTTCCCTCCAAAAAATGAGGAAGCTTCTGAGGATTTATTTCGAAATATCCAAGAACTTTCGCAAATGAACCCGGCATACGTAAGTGTAACTTACGGTGCTGGTGGATCAACTCGTGATTTAACTCATGACTTAGTTGTAAAATTACAGGAACAAACTGGATTAACGATTATAAGCCACCTTACTTGTGTTGGATCCACCAAAGCTGAAATTGGTGAGATTTTGAAACGTTATGAAAAAAGCGGAATTCACAATATCATGGCCCTACGAGGTGATCCACCAAAAGGACAACATGAGTTCCAAAAAACTGAGAATGGTTTTGAATTTGCTGGTGAACTAGTTGGGTTTATTAAAAAGGAATTTCCAAATATGGGAATTGGTGTTGCAGGTTTTCCTGAGGGGCATCCTTCTACTCCCAATCGTTTGAAGGAAATTGATTTTTTAAAATGGAAAGTTGACCAAGGTGCAGATTATATTTGTACACAACTTTTCTTCAATAATGATTACTTTTATGATTTTGTAGAACGATGTGAAATTGCTGGAATTAAAGTTCCTATCATCGCAGGCATCATGCCAATCACATCAAGAAAAGGAATGGCACGGATGGCCGAACTATCACTTGGTACGAATTTTCCTGCAAAACTTTTGAAGTCATTGTCTCGTGCAGAAGATGATTCGTATGCTGAGAATGTTGGCATCCATTGGGCAACAGAACAAGTGCGAGATTTATTGGATCACAAAATCGCTGGTATTCATATGTATACTTTAAATAAGTCAAAAGCGACTCGAAAAATTTATGAATCACTCGGGATTCGAAATTTTGATAGTATCGTTTAAACCTTCTTTAGGTTTTATTCCGATGAATGAATTTTGGTGCCAGTAACCCTCGAGCACCAAACTTCCTTTAGCATTTACAATTTTTGCTTTTCCAGTTAGTTCATTATTGGTCCAAATCCCTTCCAATATAAATCCATCTGCAAAAATATATTTTCCTACACCTTCTCGTTTCCCTTTTTCAAAATTTCCTAAAAAACGATCCCCATTTGCATAAGAATAGGAACCTAAACCTTCCTTATAACCGTATTTGAATTCACCTTCAAAAATATCACCATTCGAATAACGATAAATGCCAAAGCCATGTTTGGTATCTTCAAAAAATTCACCTTCGAAAGAGTCTCCGTTTTCATAAGAAACTGTATGTTTGCCAAATCGGCAATTTTCCCCTTCACAGATTTTTTGGTTCGACTTACAAAATGCAAAAATGTAAAAAAATAAAACAATACAGTATTTGGAACGCATGGATGACTTACTTGGTATTTTTTCGTCCATTAAGTGTGTACAAGCTCATATAAAACTAGTTTGAATTTAAGGCAATCTATATGTCACAAAAAAAAGCACTTGTTGTGGATGATAGCACCGTCACCCGTTTGATGATTCGGAAAATTATATCCGATAAACACCCAAATTGGGAGATCTTAGAAGCAGAATCTGCAGATAAGGCAAAATCAATTTTACCGGACCACCCTGACATTGATTTATTCAGTTTAGATCAAAATATGCCTGGAACCATTTCAGGATTAGATTTAGCTGAGAATCTAATTTCAAACTATCCAAATTCCAAAATTGTACTGATCACAGCAAATATCCAAGATGCTATAAAAAATCGCGCAAAAGATCTCGGTATCACTTTCATTGAAAAACCTGTCACTGTAGAAAAAATCATTCCATTTCTGGAAACTATATGAACAACCTAACAGAATTAGAACGCGATTCATTATGTGAACTATTTAACATCAGTTTAGGTGGTGCTGCTAAATTGATGAGCGAAATGATCTCCGATGAAATTTTACTTACGGTTCCAAGTTTAAAACTCATTTCGAAAGCAGAAGCAAGGAATTTTGAAAATTTATCAAAACAAGAAGTTTGTACAGTTGAACAAAAGTTTGTTGGTGATATTGGAAATGGTTCCGCTTTTTTATTGTTCCATAAAAGTGCAAGTTTGGAAATTGTAAAGATGATGATGAAAGACTATGTTGCCCTCAACGAAGTTTCTCAATTTGAAAAAGATGCTCTTAGCGAAATCGGTAACATCATTTTAAACGCAATTTTGTCGAATTTGGCAAAAATGTCTAACTACAAAATTGAAACACATATTCCAGAATTTTTCTCAGGAAAATACGAAGAACTTTTTATCAATAGTACCTCGAATCCTAACGAAGACAACTCTATCCTATTAGTTTTTATTGATTATCAATTAAAAGGAAAAGAAATCAAAGGATATATTTTTTTCATATTAAATTTCGATAGTATCAAAAATCTTTCAAGAGTATTAATAGAAAAGTTAAAGTAGTGAGTTTTTTAAGTGAAAAACACCTATTAACAATCGTTAAAAAATCAGGTATTGGTATTCTGGTTTTAGATAAAAATTTCAGTATAGTTCTTACAAACCAATGGTTTCTCAAGAGTTCTTATCTATCAAACATCGAAATTGAAAACAAACTAATATTTGATGTGTTTCCAGAACTGATAGGAACACGAACATTGAAATCTATAGAACAATGTTTGGAATTTTCTCAGTATTCAATTTTAACTCATACACTAAATCCTTTTCCATTTCCATTATTTGAAAATGAACAAAAAAAGGAAAAAAATGAAAGGATTTTCCAATACTTACATATCATTCCTATATCAATCGAGGAAGAAGAAAATTCATTTTGTATGATTCAAATTTCAGATGTTTCTCAACAAGTGACTAGAGAAAAATTATTAAGAGAACAAATGGTGGTGGCAAAAGAAAGAGAAAAAGAGGCTAAAAAAGCATCGCAGGCAAAAACAGATTTTTTAGCATCAATGAGTCACGAAATAAGAACTCCCCTCAATGCAATTTTAGGAATGGCAGATACATTAACAGAAACAAATCTTTCTGAAGAACAAATTGAATATCTAACAGTACTTAGAAACTCAGGGAAAGCATTATACAACATAATAAACGATATTTTGGATTTATCTCGAATAGAATCTGGTAAACTAGAAATTGAACATATTGAATTTTCAATTCGTGATTTATTAAAAGAAACAATATCACTTTTTTTAATGAAAGCAAATGCCAAAGGAATTCGTATCTCTTATTCCGTAACAGAATCGATTTCCGAAACCATAAAAGGTGATTCCACTAGAATCCAACAGATACTTATCAATTTATTAGGGAATGCAATGAAGTTTACAGAAAGTGGTCAGATTACTGTAAATGCTTCTTTGAGTGATAATCAAAAATCTTTAATCTTACAAGTAGAAGATACAGGTATAGGAATCCCAAAAGAAAAATTGAACTCAATTTTTGAAAGTTTCACTCAAGTAGATAGTTCTACAACTCGTAAATATGGTGGCACAGGACTTGGACTAACAATCACAAAAAAATTGATATTGATGATGAATGGAGAAGTTTCTGTTCAGAGTGAACTTGGAAAGGGATCTACATTTACAATTCAAATTCCTTATGAGGGCCTGATATCTCGAGAATCAACGATCCACCAACATTGGTTAGACTTGGAATTACCTGATCCTGAAAATTTTCCAAAATGTAAAATATTATTAGCAGAAGATTCAGAAGAAAACGTTTTTATTATCAAAACTTTTTTAAGAAAATATCCGATCGATCTTGTGATTGCAAAAAATGGAAAGGATGCATTACAAAAATTCAAATCTGAAAAATTTGATATTGTTTTGATGGATATGCAAATGCCTGAAATGGATGGACTAGAAGCTACAAAAGAAATTCGATTGTATGAACAGATTCAAAAAGTAGATCCACTATTTGTGATTCCAATCATAGCAATCTCCGCAAATGTTCAAAAAGAAGATATCAGCAATAGTTTTTTAGCAGGGATCACCTCTTACCTTTCCAAACCAGTACGTAAAATCGAAATTCTAAAACTAATCTATTTTTATTTGGCTCTATAGCTAAAAATATTTTTACTAAATTACTTTAAAACTTTTTCAACAGCAGTTTCTGGGTATGCTTCTAGTACAAAACTTTCGTTTAAGATTTCATTTGCAATTTCTACTGAAATAAAACCAGGTTCGGTTTGGAAACTAGCGATTCGCGGTGACAATTGTTGTAAAAAAACTACTTTATATTTCTCTGCTAATTTGTTGAGTGAACCATTATTTTGGTCTTTTTTAAAGGTAACTAGAATCACTCCTGGTAAAACAATATTTGGTCCAGCTCCAACTCCTGTGTTATACACTTCAGTTACCTTTGCCTTTATATCAGATTTAGAACTTTTGGATAGGATTGGTTTTCCAGTTTGTCGAAAATTCCAGCCTGCTTTCAATTTCAGATTCCCTAAACCTTTGTTTTGCGAAGAATTTAATTGGATTGGATCTATATATTCTGCTTCTAAACTGGAATTTCGATAGAAGGTTTTTTGGATTCCTCCTTCGATAAATGATACTTGATTCGGAGGGTCTTTTGCTTCCAAAGAATATATGGAAACCAAAATCACCAGTACATAAAATGCAAAGGACCGTTTTCCCTTATCTTGTTTGTTGGATCTATTTTTGAAAATGAAGGAATTCATTTTTTACCTGCCATACAATTTTAATCGTACCGATTGGATGGAACCTGTGTCACCACCCCCACCATCATATACACGAATTGTCCACGAGCCATTTGGACTTTCACCAAGTAAGCGAGAAAGACCAAATCGATAGGTAGAAGATCCGGTCATCGTGGCAATCGATGTATTTCCAGAAGTACAACCAGAATTATTATATGGATTCCGGCATGCATGCACTTCTGAAAGTACACTCACTGTACCACTTGGAGAAGTAATGGTTATCCTTAACTCAGGAAAGTAGGAATGATTCGATGTGAATTCAACATCAACAAATTCTATATAGGAAATAGATGACGTTACAGGATAAGATACACTTGCTCCCGTTACTAAATCATTGTCTGGAATGGAAGTTCCTGGAGAGACTAAGTTCATAGTCTCTGTTTTAAAAGCGGCAGTAATTGGAGTCCAAGAATCGGAGCGAAGTAAAAGTTGTTCAGCATCAATTGCACCAAATCCATACTTATGGTTTATATTTAATCCTGCTGCATTCGTTGTCCAATCTGGATCAGAAACATCATTTTGTCTGGCCGAATAGGCAACTAACTCACGTACGTCTCTCCAAGAAAGAGTAGGATATTTACTTAAAAGTAAAGCAACCACTCCTGCTGCTAATGGAGTAGCCGAAGAAGTTCCGTTAAACCTTCTTGTATAATTCGATAATGTATAATCACCCGATGTCCCACCTGCATTAAACCCAAATACTCCACTGGCATCAGTTGTGGTAATGGCTGTCGTATAGGCAGAAGCATTATTACCTTGTGTATGGGCAACAACCCAAAGATTGGCTCCCGATTCAGAATAGGATGCCTTCATTCCATTTTGGCCTATCCCACCAATTGCCATCACACCATAATAGTTTGCTTGGCCGTCAAAATTTGCATTGTCAACTAATACTGGTGATGCGACCGTACTACCGTTTGCACCATTCCCTGCAGCCCATAAATATACAATTCCTTTTCCTCCACGACCTAGTGTAATACCTTCATTGATTCCCTGTTGCCACAAACCACTTGATGGCCATAACCAACCATATAAGTCTGGTGAACCCCAACTATTATTGGAAATAAAAACTCTCCCAGTTTCATTGACCATTGCTCTATATTCGTCAGAAGTATAAATTGTGGATTTTTCTAGTATATTAACACCAACTAACTTAGAACATGGTGCCGCTCCCCGAACACCGACTCCATTCCCTCCCTTTGCACCAATGACACCACCAACAGCTGACCCATGGAAACTATTTGTGTATGAATGAGAAGGATTAAAGGTATTATTGAATAAATTAAGCCCACGAGCTGAAACTGATATGTTTGCAGCTAAATCTTCATGACGGATATCCAAACCATCGTCAACTACACTCACTATGACTTGGTTTCCAGAATAGCCTTGGTCCCAAACGGGTTTTACCCTGGCATCTTCCCCTGAAGTTCCTCCCAATTGGCCATAATTTTGTAAATGCCATTGGTCATTGTAAAGGTTATCTGATTCTGATGAGGAAAAAACACAATCCAACTCCCTAGCATTGGCAAGAGAATTGATGAGGAGTAATAATAGAAGATTGTCACCGAAGGGGTCATTTTTTTTGACTGGATTACAATTCCCCAAACCCAAATTGATCATGAATATGGTGAGAAATCCAAAATGCCAAAATTTCATACAGACTTATCCTTCCCATAGGGATAACAATTAAACTAGTGGGTTCAATCGAATTCCAGAGTAAAAAAACTTTTTTTTATGCTTTGGCTTCTGCTAATCTTTTAGACCGATCTTCTTGGACAAGCGCATCGATTAATTCATCCAGATCACCTTCCATTATAGCTGGAAGATTATGACTCGTAAAACCAATCCTATGGTCAGTACATCGTCCTTGCGGAAAATTATATGTTCGGATTCGTTCAGATCTATCCCCTGATCCAACTTGTGCTTTTTTAAGAGCATCTGCACTTAGTTTGGCGGTCTCTGCCATTTGGTCGACTATTCTTGCACGGAGTACTCGCATCGCTTTATCACGGTTTTTGATCTGAGAACGTTCCTCTTGAGATGCAACAACAATACCTGTTGGAATATGAGTGATTCGTACTGCTGAATCTGTAGTGTTAACGTGCTGTCCCCCAGCACCTGACGAACGATAAACGTCGATCCGAAGGTCACTTTCTCTGATCTCTACTTCTTTTTCTTCTGCTTCTGGTAGGATTGCAACTGTCACTGCTGATGTATGTATCCTTCCGCCCGATTCAGTTTCTGGAATCCTTTGGACACGGTGTGTTCCCGATTCAAATTTGAACAAGTCATAGGCTTTATCGTCATCTAAAGAAAATACAATTTCTTTATAACCACCTATCCCTGTTTGACTCATATCAATGATTTCTACTCGGAGTCCTTTTTTATCAGCAAACTTGTTGTACATTCGAAACAAATCAGCACAAAACAATCCAGACTCTTCTCCGCCCGTTCCAGCACGAATTTCAACGAGAATACTTTTCCCAGAATTGGGGTCTGGGGGTAGTAACATGATTTCGAGTTCTTTAGCCAATTCTTCTAATTTTTTTTCACCTTCTTCAATCTCTGATTTTAACATGGTGTGCATGTCTGGATCATTTTCAGATTCTAATAAGGTTTTGGCATCTTGGCAATCTTTCGTAATTTTTAAATATTCATCTGCTTTTGTATATACGGGAGTTAGGCGAGATCTTTCTTTCGATAGATTCTTTAAAGTATCGGATGCGGTGGCCTTCGCAAGCTCATCCTCGATACGCAGGTATTTTTCTTGAATTTTTTTCAATCTATCTATCATGTCTATGGAAAGGATACAGAATGCCTGTTTTTGATAAACCAAAATCTAATGAGGATTTAAGAAACCCGTGAACGAACTTCCATCTCAGGGCAAATCCAATGGATTTTTGGAAGGCCTAATCGAATTATTTGCCGGATTTGAGGACTACAGGAGTCCCTATGCACCCACAATCCAACCACCTGAGGAATTATTAAACGAACTGGTGCAAAACGCCTCTTTTAAATCTGGTCTCATCAGTGCGACGTGTTCCCTTCCACCTGGTCCCCTGGGTATCCTTAGCATCCTTCCAGAACTATTAATGGTCTACCGTATCCAAGGACATTTGATCATGGATATTGCAGCTCTCTATGGAAAAGAAGTCCAAGTGACAAAAGAATTATTATTATACTGCTTATTCAAACATGGAGGAGCCCATGTTTTCCGAAAAATTATTGAAGAATCAAGTTTCAAAATATTAATTCGCCCAACAACAGTTAAAGTATTTCAGACAGTTTTGGAAAAACTAGGGATTATGATTTCCAAAACAATCATTCGGAAACAATTTGCACGTTGGGTTCCCATTGGGGGAGCAGTAGTGACAGGAACTTTTGCTTACTATGATACAAAACGAGTGGGAAAAACAGCAATGGATTTGTTTTCAAAAGAAATCCACGCCGATGAAATTAAGGAAATGTTGGAGTCTCAGTGAAATTTTATTTCATAGTTATATTTTCTTTTTTATTTTTTAGTTTCTGCCAATCCAAACACGAATCCTTAGTTTCTGAAATTGAAGATTTAATTTCAAAAGAAAAGTATGAAAAAGCTTTGGTATTGTTACAAGATCGATTGTCTGCAAACAGATCAACTGCAGAGATTCTCTCAAAAAACAAACCAAACCAACCTAGGTTATTTGCATTATCCGAAGACAGAACTAAAATCGTTTGGACTGAGAACAAAACTCTTTATTTCAAAGATTTGGTGAATGATAATCGAAACTCAATTGAATTAAAACTCAGACCAGATTCTATTCAATTATCGGCGAATGGAAACTACGTAGTCATTCAATATCCATTAAAACAATATGGAGGTTGTGCTTTATTTGGATATTCAACAACGGATTCCACACTAGAACACGAATCGATAGTTCATATACCCTGCAAGACTGGTATGGCAATTTCAAATTCAGGTGATTTTCTTTTATACTTTTTCGAGAATCAACTCTTCATTGAAAAAACTGGTAAAACTTCAAAACCTGAAAAATTTTTAACAAGTGAATTGTTTCCATCGCCATATCCAAAATTAAAAATTCAATACCATATTTCATCGATTGGAAATGAATATCTAGTTTGGTCTGGAGTTGGAGGAGCATACCATTTGTTTTTCCTAAACATCGAATCTAAAAGAGTATCCTTATTATCAAAAGACATTGTTCTTCCTAAATTTTATTACAATAGTGGTAACGCAGGTTATGTTGTGGGTGGAAAAATTGGAGATTTGTATTTAAAAGAAGTACAATATCACCAAGGTAAATCACCTTCCATTAACCGCGGAATTCCAATTGTCACACGTGAAGCGTATTCATGGAGATTATCAGGAAAAGATGAATTCATCACTACCAATCAAAATGATCCAAACCAACCTATGAAGTGGAAAGTATTCGGTAAAAAAGAACATTTTCCGTTTTTTTTAGAACGGTTATGGGGAGTGGCTGGGGATAAAATTGTCTACGAAAGTAAACGAGGTGAACTAGTGTTAGATGATTTGGCGTTTAGCGAAGAGGATTGGAAAATTTACGAATATTTCAAAAAGGTTAGAAAACTAAACGACGGTTAAGCCGCTTGTTCTTTCTCTTTTTTAGCAGAAAAAATATCACATGCCTTATACATATCCTGTACACAATGGGAAGTCAATCGCTCCAAATCCCCAGATTGCAGACGATCCTTGGAACTTGGGCATACAGAAAGCCCTTTTGCATACAAGGGGCATTTTACATAAAATTCATTTTTAGGAAGGGACTTCTGTGGCATAACTCTGAAAATTTTTTGTGAAATGTATGCCCTGTCAAACGGATTTTCAACAAAATCTCAAAATTAAAATTCAAATTTCGCATAGGTTTGATTTCATTTTTAAAAGTACAAATTTAAGATTGTAGGGCTTTCTACCGAAATAACTTGGTCTTCGAAAGTAAAATCTCTCAAACTAAACGTTTTGCCTTTCCATTGATTTTCAAATAAATGCCCAGAGAGAAACACTTGTACCAAATCTTGAGCCTTAGTCGATTTGATGTATTTTGCCATTCCTTCTTGTTTCCAAAAATTTGAATCTGACAAATCATTACCTGACCACTTCATGTTGGGAAAAACAGCGGACGGAGATATCAATCCATCGATAGGTTTGCCTGTTAGGCGAGAATAAATTGATGGTTCAAAAACTTCTTGGCCGATGAAAATGGCAACCTTCCAACCAGGAACTATCCAAATTCGATCTTGGTTTGGTTCCCCCGCTGAATAAACTTTAAGTTCTTCATCAGCTAAAATTGATTTTTTTACCATTGGTTCCATAAGTTTTCCATCAGCTGAAAATGGAATGGCGACATTGAACAATGGACCATTTGGATCCAAAACCAAGTTGCCTTTTACAATTTTAGGATTTGGAAGGACAATGGTACCACCCAGGATCGGGACATTATATTCTTTTGCTAATGAAGAAAAGGTTCGAACATATACTTCAGCCATCATTTCTGATTTTGAAAGTATTAGATCATTTAAAGTGTAATTTTCTCCTTTAGTTTTGAGTGCATCGACCAAAGAATCCGCATTAATAAATCTAGATTTTTCATTAAGAAATACAAGTCCAGAACCTAAGTGTTCAGGGAAGATTACGATCGTTTTGCGATCAAATATTCCAGCAGACTTTCCTTTCATTAATGTTTCTTCTATCCTTTCTTTCCACCATTCCTCTTTTACAAAGTCTTCAGGTTTGAGAACTAATTGAATTCCAACTAAATTTCCATACTTTCGATCAGTACCATTTGTTTGAATGGCCACATCAGTCCATGAATGATTTGGTTTTTGAATGTCCTCATCAACTTCTGGTTTACTAAAATTGAAATCAAAATTGAAGTTAAAATCAAAATTCAGACTAAAGTCAGGTTTTGAAACTTCTAGTTTTGGTATAGGTGGAGAAGATGGATGATCTTTTAAGTAACTGGCGGAACCATAACCTATTCCAAACAATAGAATAAAAAGTAATATTTTATAGGGAGGTACATAAAGATTATGCATATTTTGTTAGATAAAGTTGGACAGCATCCAACATATACTCCGAAAAAAGTTTTTTTGGATCAAAGGATTTAATATCAACCCATTCCATAAAGTCATGTTCATCTGACAATTGCACTTTACCCGCTAATAGTTTTGCATCGTATGCAATGATGATACAAGGTAAATTACCTTCATTCACTCTATGTTTATGGACAAATATGGGGACAGGATTTACTTCTATCTTAATAGATTCGCCTAATTCTTCCTTGATTTCACGGGAGATACTTTCTGACCAATCCTCAAAAAATTCATCCTCATTCATCCTTCCTCCTGGAAGGTCACCATGGCCCGATTTTTGGTCTCGTAACACTAAAAGTGAATTGCCATCTCGCAAAAATAGTTTTTGTGTAATTTGAAAAAATCCGTGTTTACTCACAATGAATTTCCCCAAACATCAATTTGGTGGTCGACAGCATATAAGTCTGGAGTTGGAAGTTTTTTGTTTTTGAATTGATTTAACATTCCCAATGAAACACTGGCTAACTGAGAGATGATTGGATCCATAGATTCGGTTGGTACTCCAAAAAATAAAAAATTAACAGGACTGCCATCACTGATTAAATAAATCTCTTTTTCTAAGTTCATTTCTGCAATTTTAAAAATCAATTTTGAACCTAAATCCATTTGAGTTTGCGGGTCTAAAATCCTATGAAATGAAACGGACAAGTTTTTTCCCCGCAACTTTGGATTCTCATGAGCATTCAATTCATTTGTCCATTTGATAAAGTTTGCAAATTCAACTGTCTTCGTTGAACCAGAAGCTAAAAATAATTGTTTGTAATGACTTTCAAATATCCATGATTCAAAATGTTTAGGTTCCAAAATGGATTCACCAGTTACCCCAATGACTAAATCAATATTTGAAAAATCTTTTTCTGTAACAGATAGAAAAGTTTGTTTTTGAAAATTTGTTTCATTTTCAAATTTGAGATCCACTTCTAATATATCTAAATTTGATTCATGTAAGGAGCCACCGACTAAGTATTTTTTTAAAAATCCCCCAATATTTCC
The sequence above is a segment of the Leptospira sp. WS39.C2 genome. Coding sequences within it:
- a CDS encoding hydrolase, carbon-nitrogen family protein, which codes for MHNLYVPPYKILLFILLFGIGYGSASYLKDHPSSPPIPKLEVSKPDFSLNFDFNFNFDFNFSKPEVDEDIQKPNHSWTDVAIQTNGTDRKYGNLVGIQLVLKPEDFVKEEWWKERIEETLMKGKSAGIFDRKTIVIFPEHLGSGLVFLNEKSRFINADSLVDALKTKGENYTLNDLILSKSEMMAEVYVRTFSSLAKEYNVPILGGTIVLPNPKIVKGNLVLDPNGPLFNVAIPFSADGKLMEPMVKKSILADEELKVYSAGEPNQDRIWIVPGWKVAIFIGQEVFEPSIYSRLTGKPIDGLISPSAVFPNMKWSGNDLSDSNFWKQEGMAKYIKSTKAQDLVQVFLSGHLFENQWKGKTFSLRDFTFEDQVISVESPTILNLYF
- a CDS encoding MORN repeat-containing protein, giving the protein MRSKYCIVLFFYIFAFCKSNQKICEGENCRFGKHTVSYENGDSFEGEFFEDTKHGFGIYRYSNGDIFEGEFKYGYKEGLGSYSYANGDRFLGNFEKGKREGVGKYIFADGFILEGIWTNNELTGKAKIVNAKGSLVLEGYWHQNSFIGIKPKEGLNDTIKISNPE
- a CDS encoding chemotaxis protein CheX; this encodes MNNLTELERDSLCELFNISLGGAAKLMSEMISDEILLTVPSLKLISKAEARNFENLSKQEVCTVEQKFVGDIGNGSAFLLFHKSASLEIVKMMMKDYVALNEVSQFEKDALSEIGNIILNAILSNLAKMSNYKIETHIPEFFSGKYEELFINSTSNPNEDNSILLVFIDYQLKGKEIKGYIFFILNFDSIKNLSRVLIEKLK
- the metF gene encoding methylenetetrahydrofolate reductase [NAD(P)H]; translated protein: MHISQVLGKKQTTISFEFFPPKNEEASEDLFRNIQELSQMNPAYVSVTYGAGGSTRDLTHDLVVKLQEQTGLTIISHLTCVGSTKAEIGEILKRYEKSGIHNIMALRGDPPKGQHEFQKTENGFEFAGELVGFIKKEFPNMGIGVAGFPEGHPSTPNRLKEIDFLKWKVDQGADYICTQLFFNNDYFYDFVERCEIAGIKVPIIAGIMPITSRKGMARMAELSLGTNFPAKLLKSLSRAEDDSYAENVGIHWATEQVRDLLDHKIAGIHMYTLNKSKATRKIYESLGIRNFDSIV
- a CDS encoding ATP-binding protein, with the translated sequence MSFLSEKHLLTIVKKSGIGILVLDKNFSIVLTNQWFLKSSYLSNIEIENKLIFDVFPELIGTRTLKSIEQCLEFSQYSILTHTLNPFPFPLFENEQKKEKNERIFQYLHIIPISIEEEENSFCMIQISDVSQQVTREKLLREQMVVAKEREKEAKKASQAKTDFLASMSHEIRTPLNAILGMADTLTETNLSEEQIEYLTVLRNSGKALYNIINDILDLSRIESGKLEIEHIEFSIRDLLKETISLFLMKANAKGIRISYSVTESISETIKGDSTRIQQILINLLGNAMKFTESGQITVNASLSDNQKSLILQVEDTGIGIPKEKLNSIFESFTQVDSSTTRKYGGTGLGLTITKKLILMMNGEVSVQSELGKGSTFTIQIPYEGLISRESTIHQHWLDLELPDPENFPKCKILLAEDSEENVFIIKTFLRKYPIDLVIAKNGKDALQKFKSEKFDIVLMDMQMPEMDGLEATKEIRLYEQIQKVDPLFVIPIIAISANVQKEDISNSFLAGITSYLSKPVRKIEILKLIYFYLAL
- the prfA gene encoding peptide chain release factor 1, which codes for MIDRLKKIQEKYLRIEDELAKATASDTLKNLSKERSRLTPVYTKADEYLKITKDCQDAKTLLESENDPDMHTMLKSEIEEGEKKLEELAKELEIMLLPPDPNSGKSILVEIRAGTGGEESGLFCADLFRMYNKFADKKGLRVEIIDMSQTGIGGYKEIVFSLDDDKAYDLFKFESGTHRVQRIPETESGGRIHTSAVTVAILPEAEEKEVEIRESDLRIDVYRSSGAGGQHVNTTDSAVRITHIPTGIVVASQEERSQIKNRDKAMRVLRARIVDQMAETAKLSADALKKAQVGSGDRSERIRTYNFPQGRCTDHRIGFTSHNLPAIMEGDLDELIDALVQEDRSKRLAEAKA
- a CDS encoding response regulator, which codes for MSQKKALVVDDSTVTRLMIRKIISDKHPNWEILEAESADKAKSILPDHPDIDLFSLDQNMPGTISGLDLAENLISNYPNSKIVLITANIQDAIKNRAKDLGITFIEKPVTVEKIIPFLETI
- a CDS encoding SDR family NAD(P)-dependent oxidoreductase, which gives rise to MKLSGNTILITGCGMGIGALTAEQLAKEGNDIIGVDINANLLKEIQMKVESLGRKFYGYVCDLSNEEQIQNLIKKIRKNKLSFQILINNAGIAPSGPFEGKDFSVWKKALQININGPMKLVYESLPILREQKEACIINLASIAGKFGTEGTVTYSATKHAIVGFSQALKMELYETQIGVSWICPSMAKTRMIEGVKPSIFTPVIDPVQVTKAICNAIRKNSGEVLVPSYLRASIVILPALFPKFSLWLAVKTKASKGWLLANKGLEKNIPI
- a CDS encoding S8 family serine peptidase, translating into MKFWHFGFLTIFMINLGLGNCNPVKKNDPFGDNLLLLLLINSLANARELDCVFSSSESDNLYNDQWHLQNYGQLGGTSGEDARVKPVWDQGYSGNQVIVSVVDDGLDIRHEDLAANISVSARGLNLFNNTFNPSHSYTNSFHGSAVGGVIGAKGGNGVGVRGAAPCSKLVGVNILEKSTIYTSDEYRAMVNETGRVFISNNSWGSPDLYGWLWPSSGLWQQGINEGITLGRGGKGIVYLWAAGNGANGSTVASPVLVDNANFDGQANYYGVMAIGGIGQNGMKASYSESGANLWVVAHTQGNNASAYTTAITTTDASGVFGFNAGGTSGDYTLSNYTRRFNGTSSATPLAAGVVALLLSKYPTLSWRDVRELVAYSARQNDVSDPDWTTNAAGLNINHKYGFGAIDAEQLLLRSDSWTPITAAFKTETMNLVSPGTSIPDNDLVTGASVSYPVTSSISYIEFVDVEFTSNHSYFPELRITITSPSGTVSVLSEVHACRNPYNNSGCTSGNTSIATMTGSSTYRFGLSRLLGESPNGSWTIRVYDGGGGDTGSIQSVRLKLYGR
- a CDS encoding NUDIX domain-containing protein encodes the protein MSKHGFFQITQKLFLRDGNSLLVLRDQKSGHGDLPGGRMNEDEFFEDWSESISREIKEELGESIKIEVNPVPIFVHKHRVNEGNLPCIIIAYDAKLLAGKVQLSDEHDFMEWVDIKSFDPKKLFSEYMLDAVQLYLTKYA